The Pseudomonas triclosanedens genome has a window encoding:
- a CDS encoding SDR family oxidoreductase: MTSTLFITGATSGFGEACARRFARDGWSLVITGRREERLNALARELSAQTDVLPLVLDVRDRAAMTAAVDSLPERFARLRGLINNAGLALGTDPAQECELDDWDTMVDTNIKGLMYTTRLLLPRLIAYGPGASILNVGSVAGRWPYPGGHVYGATKAFVEQFSLNLRCDLQGTGVRVSNLEPGMCESEFSLVRFGGDQAKYDKTYAGAEPIQSVDIAETIHWIMNQPPHININTLELMPVSQAWAGFAVHRKG, from the coding sequence ATGACTTCCACCCTGTTCATTACCGGCGCCACCTCCGGCTTCGGCGAAGCCTGCGCGCGGCGTTTCGCCCGGGACGGCTGGTCGCTGGTGATCACTGGCCGTCGTGAAGAGCGCCTGAACGCACTGGCCCGCGAGCTCTCGGCGCAGACCGACGTGCTGCCTTTGGTACTGGACGTGCGTGACCGTGCGGCGATGACCGCGGCGGTGGATAGCCTGCCGGAGAGGTTCGCCAGGCTGCGCGGCCTGATCAACAACGCCGGCCTGGCCTTGGGCACTGACCCTGCGCAGGAGTGCGAGCTGGATGACTGGGACACGATGGTCGACACCAACATCAAGGGCCTGATGTACACCACCCGCCTGCTGTTGCCTCGCCTGATCGCCTACGGGCCGGGCGCAAGCATCCTCAACGTCGGCTCGGTCGCCGGCCGCTGGCCCTATCCGGGCGGCCATGTGTATGGCGCGACCAAGGCGTTCGTCGAGCAGTTCTCGCTGAACCTGCGCTGCGACCTGCAGGGTACCGGCGTGCGGGTGAGCAACCTGGAGCCGGGCATGTGCGAGAGCGAGTTCTCCCTGGTGCGCTTCGGCGGTGATCAGGCGAAGTACGACAAGACTTACGCCGGTGCGGAGCCCATCCAGTCGGTGGACATCGCCGAGACCATCCACTGGATCATGAACCAGCCGCCAC